From Acidimicrobiales bacterium, the proteins below share one genomic window:
- a CDS encoding HAD-IB family phosphatase, whose protein sequence is MLREALAGRRIAITGATGFLGTALAERLLRAVPECEVALLVRPGRRGASDRVRREILRNNCFDRLRSELGDRFDTEMERRVHVMAGDVGVDGLGLDDAGRDVLRSCQTVIHSAATVSFDSPLDAAVEINLLGPVRVASTLNELHPGGGELPHLIAVSTAYVAGSRRGPAPEATLPDTPWSAEVAWRPEVDAARRARADADSESRDPKMLASFKRRARGELGAAGSPLLAGKAERLREEWVKDRMVEFGKARAQGLGWPDAYAYTKSLGERALLDTRGALPVTIVRPSIIESSLAEPVPGWIRGFRMADPVIISYAKGLLKEFPGVPEGIIDVIPVDLVVASIVAVAARGPLDEPDVFHSASGARNPLRYRQLVDLVRTWFLENPLADSQDQPIMVPEWSFPGRRRVQHQLERATQVLDRAERTLQALPLRGRQAELSARLEERREEAERALSYVELYGAYTETEAIFSVDRLLDLYASLPADDREEFCFDPAVIDWPHFCRDVYLPSVVAHARVRQAPKQGTATRAKTGKGSTGMTREERGRKAVLSPERQLAVFDLENTLIASNVVDSYSWLATRHQDDADRARFVIKTLREAPKLLALDRTDRGDFLRYFYRRYEGAPVDRLQRDGWELFSDLILTKSFPAGIRRVREHRALGHKTLLITGALDVVIEPLRPLFDEVVCASLGRRNGRFTGELLEAPPTGEARALIMADYAQANSLDLEESVAYADSASDLPMLEAAGHPVAVNPETKLAAIARKRGWHVEHWPKAPQGPRPLLPIGPRA, encoded by the coding sequence ATGCTGCGTGAGGCCCTCGCCGGCCGGCGGATAGCCATCACCGGCGCTACTGGGTTCCTGGGCACCGCCCTGGCCGAGAGGCTTCTTCGCGCAGTTCCGGAGTGCGAGGTGGCGCTGCTCGTGCGTCCCGGACGTCGGGGTGCGTCCGACCGGGTGCGGCGCGAGATCCTGCGCAACAACTGCTTCGACCGGCTGCGCTCCGAGCTCGGTGACCGCTTCGACACGGAGATGGAACGTCGCGTCCACGTGATGGCAGGTGACGTCGGAGTGGACGGCCTCGGTCTCGACGACGCCGGGCGTGACGTGCTGCGCTCGTGCCAGACCGTGATCCATTCAGCCGCGACCGTGAGCTTCGACTCCCCTCTCGACGCCGCCGTCGAGATCAACCTTCTCGGCCCGGTGCGCGTCGCCTCAACGCTCAACGAGCTGCATCCGGGCGGCGGTGAGCTTCCCCACCTCATCGCCGTGTCGACCGCTTACGTCGCCGGAAGCCGCCGCGGGCCAGCGCCCGAAGCGACTCTCCCGGACACACCCTGGTCCGCGGAGGTCGCGTGGAGACCGGAGGTCGATGCAGCACGGCGGGCGAGGGCCGACGCGGACAGCGAAAGCCGCGACCCCAAGATGCTCGCGAGCTTCAAGAGGCGAGCGCGCGGCGAGCTCGGAGCGGCCGGTAGCCCGCTGCTGGCGGGAAAGGCCGAGAGGCTACGCGAGGAATGGGTCAAGGACCGCATGGTCGAGTTCGGCAAGGCGCGTGCACAGGGTCTCGGCTGGCCAGACGCCTACGCCTACACGAAGTCGTTGGGCGAACGGGCGCTGCTCGACACGCGAGGCGCGCTGCCGGTGACCATCGTGCGCCCCTCGATCATCGAGTCGTCGCTCGCCGAACCGGTACCGGGGTGGATCCGGGGGTTCCGCATGGCGGACCCGGTGATCATCTCGTACGCGAAGGGACTGCTCAAGGAGTTCCCCGGGGTGCCCGAGGGCATCATCGACGTGATCCCCGTCGATCTCGTCGTCGCTTCGATCGTGGCGGTCGCAGCGAGAGGTCCGCTCGACGAGCCGGACGTGTTCCACTCCGCGTCGGGCGCGCGCAACCCATTGCGCTACCGCCAACTGGTCGACCTCGTGCGGACCTGGTTCCTCGAGAACCCGCTCGCCGACAGCCAGGACCAGCCCATCATGGTGCCCGAGTGGTCGTTTCCCGGCCGCCGGCGGGTGCAGCACCAGCTCGAGCGCGCCACGCAGGTGCTCGACCGCGCTGAGCGCACCCTCCAGGCGCTGCCCCTGCGGGGCAGGCAGGCGGAGCTGAGCGCGCGGCTGGAAGAGCGGAGAGAGGAGGCGGAACGCGCGCTCTCCTATGTAGAGCTGTACGGGGCGTACACCGAGACCGAGGCGATCTTCTCGGTTGACCGGCTGCTCGACCTGTACGCAAGCCTGCCCGCTGACGACCGCGAGGAGTTCTGCTTCGACCCGGCCGTCATCGACTGGCCGCACTTCTGTCGCGACGTCTACCTCCCCTCGGTCGTGGCGCACGCCCGCGTCCGCCAGGCACCCAAACAGGGAACGGCGACCAGAGCGAAGACCGGCAAGGGGTCGACCGGCATGACCCGCGAGGAGCGCGGGCGAAAGGCGGTGCTCTCCCCCGAGCGGCAGCTCGCGGTGTTCGACCTGGAGAACACTCTCATCGCGTCCAACGTTGTCGACTCGTACTCGTGGCTCGCAACCCGCCACCAAGACGACGCGGACCGCGCCCGGTTCGTGATCAAGACACTGCGGGAGGCGCCGAAGCTGCTGGCGCTGGACCGTACCGACCGCGGGGATTTCCTCCGCTACTTCTACCGACGCTACGAGGGCGCCCCAGTCGACCGCCTCCAACGCGACGGGTGGGAGCTCTTCAGCGACCTGATCCTCACGAAGTCCTTCCCGGCCGGCATCCGGCGGGTGCGCGAGCACCGCGCGCTCGGTCACAAGACGCTCCTGATCACAGGTGCGCTCGACGTCGTAATCGAACCGCTCCGGCCTCTCTTCGACGAGGTGGTCTGCGCAAGCCTCGGCAGGAGGAACGGGCGCTTCACGGGTGAGCTTCTCGAAGCCCCGCCGACCGGCGAGGCGCGGGCGCTGATAATGGCCGACTACGCGCAAGCCAACAGCCTCGACCTCGAGGAGAGCGTCGCGTACGCCGACTCCGCGAGCGACCTTCCGATGCTCGAGGCGGCCGGACATCCCGTCGCGGTGAACCCCGAGACGAAGCTGGCGGCCATCGCCCGCAAGCGCGGTTGGCACGTCGAGCATTGGCCGAAGGCTCCGCAAGGCCCGCGACCGCTCCTGCCCATCGGGCCACGCGCATGA
- a CDS encoding diguanylate cyclase, with product MRVASAPARPGGEPAIDGGGITVVADARIRSSSAETKPRLWYLALFVILLVPAAAIARNFTSHAGQSIWTPTLGIVFGVLFLYGLRSAPILIAALLALTASPLGHSGAAWPLVLEVVAAVITGYGFAAVTARKLRIRPSLRRLSDAVLLAVCIAGGTALAVIFALPLAEATGYLHYNNFGSAFAETFASSAASALATAPLVILGGWWLRERTGRSDRASTGTSRWLVPLAEYLAQAGAFTGLAILAFAQGGRTYYPMLIPIGWLALRRGIAGTSIGVAVATTAVTVAAHVESLSPGKVEYLEVFIAVLALCGLVLGAAQTERMDAQRDVVESKRALAESEAQLRVAYDRLKDQANRDPLTRLPLRSMFVDRLVQAQARAVRSGRHIAVLFLDLNGFKSINDEYDHSVGDRAIVVVADRIRGAVRPSDTPARPYTGGDEFLVLCEDLPSAEEAHAIAARIREAIAEPITIPDIGTFHVTASLGVCFAGPYDDPEAVVSQADRAMFSAKRSIA from the coding sequence GTGCGCGTCGCGTCCGCACCGGCCAGGCCGGGCGGTGAACCAGCGATCGATGGTGGCGGGATCACTGTCGTCGCCGACGCGCGGATCCGTTCGTCCTCGGCAGAGACGAAGCCGCGACTGTGGTACCTCGCGCTTTTCGTGATCCTGCTCGTCCCGGCTGCCGCCATCGCCAGAAACTTCACCTCCCACGCGGGCCAGTCGATCTGGACGCCCACCCTCGGCATCGTGTTCGGAGTCCTCTTCCTGTACGGGCTGCGGTCGGCCCCGATCCTCATCGCCGCGCTGCTCGCGCTCACCGCATCGCCGCTCGGCCACAGCGGCGCCGCTTGGCCATTGGTCCTCGAGGTGGTTGCGGCGGTGATCACCGGCTACGGCTTCGCCGCGGTGACTGCGCGCAAGTTGCGCATCAGACCCTCGTTGCGCAGGTTGTCAGACGCGGTCCTATTGGCAGTCTGCATCGCCGGCGGAACGGCATTGGCGGTCATCTTCGCCCTGCCGCTCGCTGAAGCGACGGGCTACCTGCACTACAACAACTTCGGGAGCGCCTTCGCCGAGACCTTCGCCTCGAGCGCCGCCAGCGCTCTCGCCACGGCTCCGCTCGTCATCCTCGGCGGATGGTGGCTCCGGGAACGCACGGGACGAAGCGACCGTGCGAGCACCGGCACTTCGCGCTGGCTGGTTCCCTTGGCCGAGTACCTCGCGCAGGCCGGCGCCTTCACGGGTCTCGCAATCCTTGCCTTCGCGCAGGGTGGCCGGACGTATTACCCGATGTTGATACCCATCGGGTGGCTCGCGCTCCGACGCGGCATCGCCGGAACCTCGATTGGCGTCGCCGTCGCCACGACCGCGGTGACCGTGGCCGCCCACGTCGAGTCGCTCTCTCCTGGAAAGGTCGAATACCTGGAGGTCTTCATCGCCGTCCTCGCCCTGTGCGGGCTTGTGCTGGGCGCGGCGCAGACAGAACGCATGGACGCCCAGAGGGACGTCGTGGAGAGCAAGCGCGCGCTGGCAGAGAGCGAAGCTCAACTGCGCGTCGCGTACGACCGGCTCAAGGACCAGGCGAACCGCGATCCGCTCACCCGCCTTCCACTGCGGTCGATGTTCGTCGACCGCCTGGTGCAAGCTCAGGCGCGAGCCGTGCGAAGCGGCCGGCACATCGCGGTCCTGTTCCTCGACCTGAACGGCTTCAAGTCGATCAACGACGAGTACGACCATTCCGTCGGTGACCGCGCGATCGTGGTCGTCGCCGACCGCATACGCGGAGCGGTGCGGCCTTCCGACACCCCGGCCCGGCCGTACACGGGCGGAGACGAGTTCCTCGTGCTCTGCGAGGATCTCCCCTCCGCAGAGGAAGCCCACGCCATCGCCGCCCGCATCCGCGAGGCCATCGCCGAGCCGATCACGATTCCGGATATAGGGACATTCCACGTCACGGCGAGCCTCGGGGTGTGCTTCGCGGGGCCGTACGACGATCCCGAGGCGGTAGTGAGCCAGGCGGACCGGGCGATGTTCAGCGCCAAACGGAGCATCGCCTGA
- a CDS encoding glutamate synthase subunit beta — translation MGKPTGFLEAGRELPQRRPVPVRLRDWKEVYEPFPTERLQTQASRCMDCGIPFCNDGCPLGNLIPDWNDLVYRDQWRSAIERLHATNNFPEFTGRLCPAPCEAACVLGINSDPVTIKQVEVTIIDRAWDEGWVQPVVPEKQTGKRVAVIGSGPAGLAAAQQLTRAGHSVTVYERDDRPGGLLRYGIPEFKMEKRFLDRRLEQMEAEGTAFVTGVSVGPETGPGCVSAADVRSLHDTVVIAVGATVPRDLQIPGRELRGVHHAMEYLPPANRAVNAPDPASATPITATGKRVVIIGGGDTGADCLGTAHRQGAKSIHQFEIMPRPPDLRDPSTPWPTWPLIFRTSSAHEEGGERVFAVNTLEFIDDGSGAIRGLRACEVEMSEVDGRPRFDPIEGTEFELECELVLLALGFAGPEPALASAFGASTTSRGTIARSPSYETDVPGVFVCGDAGRGQSLIVWAIAEGRSAAAAVDRFLAGATLLPAPLPQA, via the coding sequence ATGGGTAAGCCCACCGGTTTCCTCGAAGCGGGAAGGGAACTCCCCCAGCGGCGGCCCGTACCCGTGCGTCTGCGCGACTGGAAGGAGGTGTACGAGCCGTTCCCGACGGAGCGCCTGCAGACCCAGGCGAGCCGCTGCATGGACTGCGGCATACCGTTCTGCAACGACGGCTGCCCGCTCGGCAACCTCATCCCCGACTGGAACGACCTCGTCTACCGCGACCAGTGGCGCTCGGCCATCGAGAGACTCCACGCCACGAACAACTTCCCCGAATTCACCGGACGGCTCTGCCCGGCGCCCTGCGAAGCGGCTTGCGTGCTGGGGATCAACTCCGATCCGGTGACGATCAAACAGGTCGAGGTGACCATCATCGACCGGGCCTGGGACGAGGGCTGGGTCCAGCCGGTCGTGCCCGAGAAGCAGACGGGCAAACGGGTGGCGGTGATCGGCTCCGGGCCGGCGGGTCTGGCCGCCGCGCAGCAGCTCACGAGGGCCGGCCACTCAGTAACCGTGTACGAGCGCGACGACCGCCCAGGCGGCTTGCTTCGCTACGGGATCCCCGAGTTCAAGATGGAGAAGCGGTTCCTCGACCGCCGGCTCGAGCAGATGGAGGCGGAAGGAACCGCTTTCGTGACCGGCGTATCCGTAGGTCCGGAGACAGGACCGGGTTGTGTGTCGGCCGCGGACGTCCGGTCGTTGCACGACACGGTCGTCATTGCTGTCGGAGCCACCGTGCCGCGCGATCTGCAGATCCCCGGTCGCGAGCTTCGCGGCGTCCACCACGCGATGGAATACCTCCCGCCGGCGAACCGCGCAGTCAACGCGCCTGACCCGGCGTCCGCCACTCCGATCACCGCCACGGGCAAGCGGGTCGTGATCATCGGCGGCGGCGACACGGGGGCGGACTGCCTCGGCACGGCGCACCGCCAGGGCGCCAAGTCGATCCACCAGTTCGAGATCATGCCCCGCCCTCCCGACCTGCGCGACCCATCCACGCCCTGGCCGACCTGGCCGCTGATCTTCCGCACCTCGTCCGCACACGAGGAGGGCGGCGAGAGGGTGTTCGCGGTCAACACGCTCGAGTTCATCGACGACGGCTCGGGGGCGATCCGCGGGTTGCGCGCATGCGAGGTCGAGATGTCGGAGGTCGACGGGCGGCCTCGTTTCGACCCGATCGAGGGCACCGAGTTCGAGCTGGAGTGCGAACTGGTGCTGCTGGCGCTCGGATTCGCGGGTCCGGAGCCGGCGCTCGCGTCAGCGTTCGGAGCGTCGACGACGTCACGGGGGACCATCGCACGGTCGCCGTCTTACGAGACCGACGTCCCTGGTGTGTTCGTGTGCGGCGACGCCGGCAGAGGTCAGAGCCTGATCGTCTGGGCGATCGCCGAGGGCCGCTCCGCAGCCGCGGCGGTGGACCGTTTCCTCGCCGGCGCCACCCTCCTGCCGGCGCCGCTGCCCCAGGCGTAG